The Dendropsophus ebraccatus isolate aDenEbr1 chromosome 10, aDenEbr1.pat, whole genome shotgun sequence genome has a segment encoding these proteins:
- the COMMD5 gene encoding COMM domain-containing protein 5, which produces MTAVRAVHQYPSSSVSGNDRTSYLGARIPPEVEGMARHLKDLDKDVFRRILKAVVGALEVKESSESVQAIQATTSISEEQLSFVISGSYTLLRVAFRLSASTLKQEVFKEDLKELRIPDDFIEDFANVVYGSRRPVLEDAALKQSIRLPTVEDMRWRVDVAISTSSLSRALQPSILMQMKLSNGEAHRFEVPVAKFQELRYNVALLLKEMNDLEKKNILKIQD; this is translated from the exons ATGACAGCGGTCAGGGCCGTCCATCAGTATCCGTCCTCCTCGGTGTCCGGGAATGACCGGACCAGCTACCTGGGGGCCCGGATCCCGCCGGAGGTGGAGGGCATGGCCAGACATCTGAAGGACCTGGACAAGGATGTGTTCAGGAGGATTCTGAAGG CTGTGGTGGGAGCACTTGAGGTCAAGGAGAGCTCAGAATCTGTGCAGGCCATACAGGCAACCACCTCCATATCTGAAGAACAGCTCAGTTTTGTCATCTCGGGCTCGTACACCCTCTTACGTGTGGCGTTCAGACTGTCAGCGTCTACACTGAAGCAGGAG GTTTTCAAAGAAGACTTGAAAGAGCTCAG AATCCCAGATGATTTTATAGAGGACTTTGCTAATGTTGTTTATGGAAGCAG ACGACCAGTTCTTGAAGATGCTGCTTTGAAACAAAGCATTAGATTGCCAACTGTGGAGGATATGAGATGGAGGGTTGATGTTGCAATTTCCACCAg TTCTCTTTCACGGGCACTGCAGCCATCCATCCTTATGCAAATGAAGCTTTCCAATGGAGAGGCACATCGTTTTGAA GTTCCAGTTGCTAAATTCCAAGAGCTCCGGTATAATGTTGCTTTGCTCTTGAAAGAAATGAATGATCTTGAGAAGAAGAACATTCTGAAAATCCAGGACTGA